One genomic window of Candidatus Hydrogenedentota bacterium includes the following:
- a CDS encoding transposase, giving the protein MKKSRRHFTAEEKVALLRSHLVEKKSVSEICREHHLQPTVF; this is encoded by the coding sequence ATGAAGAAAAGCCGCAGACATTTTACCGCCGAGGAGAAGGTGGCGCTGTTACGCAGTCACCTTGTTGAAAAGAAGTCCGTGTCGGAGATATGCCGGGAGCACCATCTCCAGCCCACCGTTTTCTA